The Clostridiales bacterium genome segment GTGTGGAAAGTCCACAACATTAAGAATGATAGCAGGCTTAGAAGAGATTACATCAGGGGAGTTGTACATAGGGGATAAGCTAGTTAACGATGTTGCACCTAAAGATAGAGATATAGCAATGGTTTTCCAAAATTATGCCTTGTACCCTCATATGACTGTTTTTGAGAATATGGCATTTGGTTTAAGGCTAAGAAAGATGCCAAAAGAAGAGATAAACAAAAAAGTACATGATGCGGCTAAGAGCTTGGATATAGAGCATTTACTAGATAGAAAGCCTAAGGCATTGTCAGGAGGACAAAGACAGAGAGTGGCTTTGGGTAGAGCAATAGTAAGAGAGCCAAAGGTGTTTTTAATGGATGAGCCTTTATCGAATTTAGATGCAAAGTTAAGAGTACAAATGAGGGCGACTATAAGCAAACTTCATCAAAAACTAAAGACAACTTTTGTTTATGTGACGCATGATCAAACAGAGGCGTTAACGATGGGAACAAAGATAGTTGTTATGAAGGATGGAGTTATACAACAAGTAGCGAGTCCGCAAGAGTTGTATGAAAAACCTGTTAATATGTTTGTTGCAGGGTTTATAGGAAGTCCACAAATGAATTTTATAAATGCACAACTAAAGAAAGAAGGAAATAAATTTTATTTTGAGTTTGGGAAAAGTAAAATAGCGATTCCAGAAGGTAAAACTAGTAAGTTAAGTGATGAGTATATTGATAAAGAAGTAGTAGTGGGGATACGTCCCGAGAATGTACATGATGAAGAAATTTATGTTAATAATATGAATAACAGCACAGTTGAAGCAAAAGTGGAAATAACAGAAATGTTAGGAGCAGAGACTAATTTGTACTTGAACATAGACGGAGTTGAAATAATAGCCAGGGTAAATCCTAGAACTAAGGTAAGGCCTGAGGATGTTATAAGGGTGGCATTTGATATGAACAAAGTTCATGTATTTGATAAAGATACTCAAGTTGCTATAATAAACTAATTATACTCGATATATTGTCTAGTTTTGGAGGGCTCTTTGAGGCTAGGCAATATGGGAGGTTTATCTAAAATTTAGCGAGAATACTTTTACAAAAATTAATCCGGTTAAAAGCCACGACCCTTTAGGGTCGATTTTGTTGTGCGCCTGGCGGCGCACATCTCTAGGGGGTAAAAGTCCCTAATCCGCCCGACAGTGGGAAGGATATAGCCGAACAGAAAGGGTGTCTATCGGGAGATGGAATCTGAAGGAAGCTGTAAGCAAAACTCTGGTCTGACGAACAGAAATCACATATAGGCTATATATGGGGGCAAGGTCGCAATACAGACTAAAGCCCGATAACTATACAGAACCATAATATAGTAAATGCGGCAGACGCATGGAGTGAAAGAGACGTGTGGTAGCCGGGGAGGTCTTATTAGCGGTGAAAACAGAGTAAGAAGCCGTAGTAAGAACGAATGATGAGAAGTACTAAATGGGAAATACAAACCCAATCCAGTCAGAAGAGTGGAAATACCAAAAGAAGAGGGAGGTCCACTTAGTCTACTACTAAGCAATATAATGTTAAATGAAGAAGGAAATCAAGGAGCTAACAAACAGAAGTAACGTATGGAGTAATGAAACGCGAATTCTAAAACTAAAACAGTACATAAGAGGATGGATCAACTATTTTAAGCTGGCGGATATGAAAAAACTCTTACAGAGATCAGACGAATGGATGAGGCATCGAATAAGAGCAATATATTGGAAGCAATGGAAAAAGGTCAAGACGAAAATTAGAAAACTTAGAAGTCTAAATTTACCTGAATGGGCAGTGCTAGAATTAGCGAACAGCCGTAAAGGGATATGGCGATCATCGTTAGTGCTAAATTATACACTAACCAAACAAGCAATATCCAATCTCGGATATATGTATATGACAGACTACTATCTGAAAGTATGTGAAAACTAAAGAACCGCCGTGTACCGAACGGTATGCACTGGTGGTGTGAGAGGTAAGGGAAACGACTAAATTTTCCCGCCTACTCAATTAACTATTGAAGACATAACAGAAATTACAGAATTGTTTTGTCGATGGATTTGACAAATGATAAAATTATTGATACAATGTGTTTGTTAATGTATGGATGAATAGTCTAGTCTATACGATTTTATTGCTAAATGAGGTGAATGTATGTCGTTTAGATTGTTTCAAGAGTTGATTGAGCAGATAAAGGATATAGTGGGCTATGAATTTGGAATAATTGATAATAGCGGAGTGGTAGTTGCATCATCTGATGAGAGTAAGGAAGGACAACCGCTAGAGAATATTTATGATGAATTAACAGCACAGAGTAATGTGTATTTTATGGAGATAGATGGAATATTGTATGAGAAGGTCTACATAAAAAGGAAGTTGGAGTTTATTACTTACATAAAGAGTGTGACCCAAGATGCAAGAAAAATATTGAGTTTAATCTCTATGAATGTGAAGAATTCGAAAGTGTACTACGATGAAAAATATGACAAAATTAATTTCATGAGGAGTATAATTACAGATAATATTCTTTTAGGGGATATTAGTGTAAGGGCGAAGGATTTGCACATAAAAAGTGAAGTGTTAAGGCAAGTGTTCCTTATTAATACTGGTAAATCTAAAGATATGCAAGTGCATGATGTTTTGTGTGGCTTGTTCCCTGATGACAAAAAAGATTTTGTGATTGTATCAGATGAAGAGAGAATAGTAGTTATAAGGGAAGTAGGAGTTGAAGAAGATGATGAGGGGTATGCCAATAAATTAGGCAAGTCCATAGCGGATACTATAAGTGCAGAGGCTATGGAAAAAGTGAGAGTTGGCATAAGTACTGTTGTAAGTGATTTGAGAGATATACATAGAGCCTATAAGGAAGCCGAGATGGCTATAACAATAGGTAGAGTATTTCAAAATGATAAGCAGGTTATAAATTATAACAGATTGGGAATAGGAAGGTTGATATACCAATTACCTACGACTCTTTGTAGATTGTTCTTAAAGGAAGTGTTTAGAAATGATTCATTTGAAACATTAGACACTGAGACAGTTGTAACGATTCAGAAGTTTTTTGAGAATAGTTTAAATGTTAGTGAAACTGCAAGACAGCTTTTTATACATAGAAATACATTGGTGTACAGATTAGATAAGATTCAAAAAGCAACTGGATTAGATTTAAGAATGTTTGATGACGCAATTATTTTTAAAGTTGCGATGTTGGTCAAAAATTATCTTGATCATAGTGAATTTTTAGGTTATTAGTCAATAAGGAGATTGAAGTGAAATGTTAAATTTTGTGGATGTTTATAAAAGGTATGATAATGGTACACTTGCACTTAATAAAATAAATCTTAGTATAAATGATGAAGAATTTGTCTTTCTAGTTGGGACAAGTGGTTCAGGAAAGTCCACTTTGTTGAAGTTAATTTTAAGAGAAGAGTTAATGACAGGTGGAGAGATTTATTTTAAGGGATTAGAATTGTCAAAGCTAGATAGAAAAGAAGTATTAGAAGTTAGAAGGCAATTAGGGATTGTTTTTCAAGATTTTAGATTACTTCCCAATAAAACGGCGTATGAGAATGTTGCATATGCAATGGAGGTAGTTGAAAAAGGGGAAAGAAAAATAAAAAAAGAAGTGCCAAGAGTATTATCTTTAGTGGGATTGTCGGATAAAGCTAATAGATATCCTGGAGAGTTGTCCGGAGGAGAGCAGCAGAGGATAGCAATTGCAAGGGCTATAGTTAATGAACCAGATTTAATAATTGCGGACGAGCCTACAGGAAATTTGGATCCAGAGAATTCTAGAGATATAATAAAGATATTTGAAGAAATAAACAGGAGTGGCACAACAGTATTAATAGCTACTCATGAAAAAGGAATAGTAGACGAAATGAAGAAGAGAGTAGTAGAAATAGATAAAGGTATGATAGTAAGAGATGAAGAGAAAGGATTCTATAGCAATGAAAATTAAGACTATAAAACATATTGTTAAAGACGGGATATATAATATATACAAAAACAAGGTTATGACAGCAGCGTCAGTGGCTATTGTTACAGCAACGATAGCGGTATTTGGGATATTTTTGATGTTGTTTGTGAATTTAAAAGTAAATATAGACAATTTAAAGAAAGTACCGATGATAGAAGTATTTTGTGATGAAAACCTAGATGATGTTTCAGTAGATCAAATTGAGAAAAAGATAAATGAAGATAAAAGGGTTTTAAGTTGCAAAAAAATGACAAAAGCAGAGGGATTTGAAAGAGTTAGAGAGCTGTTAGGTGAAGATATTCTAGAGGGAATGAATGAAGATTTTTTGCCGATATCATTTAAGATTAATTTGCGTGACAGTGGTGATAGTGAAGCTTTTGTTAGTAGCGCAAAAGAGATACAAGGAGTTGACACAGTTAATTTTTCTAAAGGGGAATTGAATTACATAAATGGTATAGCACATGTGGTAAACTTTATAAGTATTGTGCTTATAGTTGTTTTCTTGTTAGCATCAGTTGGTATAGTATCTAATACAATAAAGTTAACAGTGGGAGCTAGAAAAAGAGAAATTGAAATAATGAAGTATGTAGGAGCTTCAGATATTTTTGTGAGTGGACCATTTGTGGTAGAGGGTATAATAATAGGAATAGTAGGAGCGTTAATTGCTTTTGTAATAGTTGGACAAGGTTATAATGTTTTAACAAATAATGGAGAGAATAGCTTGTTAGCGCTAAGGGTAATATTATTAAAAGAGGTTATCAACAAAGGTTTGATGATATTCATATCGTTAGGAGGCTGTTTAGGAGCTGTTAGTGGCGTAATTTCAGTTAGAAAATATTTAAAAAATGGATGAAGTTGATTTTAAATGAGCAAAATAAGGAGGAATGGTTTTAGTGAGATGTAGAAGGTTAAGTTTAATTATGAGTATAGCAAGTGTAATTATGCTGAACATTCCATTAGCAGGGGCAAACAA includes the following:
- a CDS encoding helix-turn-helix domain-containing protein, whose translation is MSFRLFQELIEQIKDIVGYEFGIIDNSGVVVASSDESKEGQPLENIYDELTAQSNVYFMEIDGILYEKVYIKRKLEFITYIKSVTQDARKILSLISMNVKNSKVYYDEKYDKINFMRSIITDNILLGDISVRAKDLHIKSEVLRQVFLINTGKSKDMQVHDVLCGLFPDDKKDFVIVSDEERIVVIREVGVEEDDEGYANKLGKSIADTISAEAMEKVRVGISTVVSDLRDIHRAYKEAEMAITIGRVFQNDKQVINYNRLGIGRLIYQLPTTLCRLFLKEVFRNDSFETLDTETVVTIQKFFENSLNVSETARQLFIHRNTLVYRLDKIQKATGLDLRMFDDAIIFKVAMLVKNYLDHSEFLGY
- a CDS encoding RNA-directed DNA polymerase, which produces MKKEIKELTNRSNVWSNETRILKLKQYIRGWINYFKLADMKKLLQRSDEWMRHRIRAIYWKQWKKVKTKIRKLRSLNLPEWAVLELANSRKGIWRSSLVLNYTLTKQAISNLGYMYMTDYYLKVCEN
- a CDS encoding ABC transporter permease; translated protein: MKRKDSIAMKIKTIKHIVKDGIYNIYKNKVMTAASVAIVTATIAVFGIFLMLFVNLKVNIDNLKKVPMIEVFCDENLDDVSVDQIEKKINEDKRVLSCKKMTKAEGFERVRELLGEDILEGMNEDFLPISFKINLRDSGDSEAFVSSAKEIQGVDTVNFSKGELNYINGIAHVVNFISIVLIVVFLLASVGIVSNTIKLTVGARKREIEIMKYVGASDIFVSGPFVVEGIIIGIVGALIAFVIVGQGYNVLTNNGENSLLALRVILLKEVINKGLMIFISLGGCLGAVSGVISVRKYLKNG
- the ugpC gene encoding sn-glycerol-3-phosphate ABC transporter ATP-binding protein UgpC; the encoded protein is MAGLSLRNIGKRYAGKVDAVKNANLEIEDKEFVILVGPSGCGKSTTLRMIAGLEEITSGELYIGDKLVNDVAPKDRDIAMVFQNYALYPHMTVFENMAFGLRLRKMPKEEINKKVHDAAKSLDIEHLLDRKPKALSGGQRQRVALGRAIVREPKVFLMDEPLSNLDAKLRVQMRATISKLHQKLKTTFVYVTHDQTEALTMGTKIVVMKDGVIQQVASPQELYEKPVNMFVAGFIGSPQMNFINAQLKKEGNKFYFEFGKSKIAIPEGKTSKLSDEYIDKEVVVGIRPENVHDEEIYVNNMNNSTVEAKVEITEMLGAETNLYLNIDGVEIIARVNPRTKVRPEDVIRVAFDMNKVHVFDKDTQVAIIN
- the ftsE gene encoding cell division ATP-binding protein FtsE; protein product: MLNFVDVYKRYDNGTLALNKINLSINDEEFVFLVGTSGSGKSTLLKLILREELMTGGEIYFKGLELSKLDRKEVLEVRRQLGIVFQDFRLLPNKTAYENVAYAMEVVEKGERKIKKEVPRVLSLVGLSDKANRYPGELSGGEQQRIAIARAIVNEPDLIIADEPTGNLDPENSRDIIKIFEEINRSGTTVLIATHEKGIVDEMKKRVVEIDKGMIVRDEEKGFYSNEN